One region of Chryseobacterium muglaense genomic DNA includes:
- a CDS encoding IS1096 element passenger TnpR family protein — protein MVYKIRVILDTKEDIFRDVEVKGKQTLWNLHLGIKSAFNLSGDELSTFNLLEEDGTVVKSVPLEDMSDDGDGEIMSDVYIDEAFESAGDKAQFQYGLLDLWEFFCELVEVVEETKGVNYPITTYRFGNAPLKAPSKSAAGSKNKKSAMPLMDDDFSFEDDFGGGSNNFADEDDDFDDEEEDDYNDDAFDDEDDDNER, from the coding sequence ATGGTTTACAAGATCCGTGTAATATTAGATACGAAAGAAGATATTTTCCGCGATGTAGAAGTCAAAGGAAAACAAACACTCTGGAACTTACATTTGGGAATTAAAAGTGCATTCAACCTTAGTGGTGATGAGCTGTCTACTTTTAATCTTCTCGAAGAAGATGGTACTGTTGTAAAAAGCGTACCTCTGGAAGATATGAGTGATGATGGTGATGGCGAGATTATGTCAGATGTATACATCGATGAAGCATTCGAGTCTGCTGGCGACAAAGCGCAGTTTCAGTACGGGTTGCTCGATCTTTGGGAATTTTTCTGCGAATTAGTAGAAGTGGTAGAAGAAACTAAAGGGGTAAACTATCCGATTACAACTTACCGATTCGGAAATGCTCCTCTAAAAGCTCCAAGCAAAAGTGCTGCAGGATCAAAAAACAAAAAATCAGCAATGCCTTTAATGGATGACGATTTCAGTTTTGAAGATGATTTCGGTGGTGGAAGCAATAACTTTGCAGATGAAGACGACGATTTTGATGACGAGGAAGAAGATGACTACAACGACGATGCTTTCGATGATGAAGACGACGACAACGAAAGATAA
- a CDS encoding response regulator transcription factor — protein MNQKKILLIDDELDILEILSYNLEKEGYDIYTATNGNEGIEKAKEIIPDLILLDVMMPEKDGIETCQELRKVKELQKTLIVFLSARSEEFSQLAGFQAGANDYVVKLIKPKILISKVNALLQLTSQVSDNAKLIEVGDLIIDKDNFRVSKSGQQFLLPKKEFDLLYLLASNTEKVFKREEILEKVWGNDVIVGERTIDVHIRRLREKLGINTIQTLKGIGYKLIV, from the coding sequence ATGAACCAAAAGAAAATTCTTCTAATAGACGATGAACTCGATATTCTAGAGATTCTGTCTTACAATCTGGAAAAAGAAGGTTACGACATTTATACCGCTACAAATGGTAACGAAGGTATAGAAAAAGCCAAAGAAATTATTCCCGATTTGATCTTATTAGATGTAATGATGCCCGAAAAAGACGGGATCGAAACTTGCCAAGAACTTCGTAAAGTAAAAGAACTGCAAAAAACACTTATCGTTTTTCTTTCTGCAAGAAGTGAAGAGTTTTCTCAGCTAGCCGGTTTTCAGGCAGGAGCAAACGATTATGTGGTAAAACTAATCAAACCGAAGATTCTTATTTCTAAAGTAAATGCATTACTACAGCTTACTTCTCAGGTTTCTGATAATGCTAAGCTGATAGAAGTTGGTGATTTAATTATTGATAAAGATAACTTCAGAGTTTCAAAAAGTGGACAGCAGTTTTTACTGCCTAAAAAAGAATTTGATTTGCTTTATCTTTTAGCTTCAAACACCGAAAAAGTGTTTAAAAGAGAAGAAATTCTTGAAAAAGTTTGGGGTAATGATGTGATTGTTGGTGAAAGAACCATCGATGTACACATCCGTAGACTGAGAGAAAAATTAGGAATCAACACGATTCAGACTTTAAAAGGGATAGGATATAAATTAATCGTTTAA
- a CDS encoding sensor histidine kinase, which yields MKFYRLTLVSSCLLTLVMFILVIVFDSLKDIYYHSSQFKFGLFLCIILMFIINYVVLELLFNYYAKKQVRKISKILPEEIVYSDQNNITLKELGERFSDFNQQQLTEMDMMKEMESYRKEYIGNVSHELKTPLFSIQGYVETLVDGGVDNLTIRDKYLERIGISVERLIDIVKDLDMINRLEAGEINLTVSKFDVNILIKEIFDLLDLEAEKNNTVLQLQTLHSQIFVEADKQKISQVFINLISNAIHYANRQEARVVVKTSVLKNKVLIEVIDNGMGIKAELLPRIFERFYRVETSRSRRQGGSGLGLAIVKHILEAHNENITVESVYLEGTKFSFMLEKSK from the coding sequence TTGAAATTTTACAGGCTTACCTTAGTATCATCATGTCTGCTTACACTGGTGATGTTCATTTTAGTGATTGTTTTTGATTCACTGAAAGATATTTATTACCATAGTTCACAATTTAAGTTTGGTCTTTTTTTGTGTATTATTTTGATGTTTATTATTAATTATGTGGTTTTAGAACTGCTTTTTAATTATTACGCAAAAAAACAGGTCAGAAAAATTTCAAAAATTCTTCCTGAAGAAATTGTGTACAGCGATCAGAATAATATTACGCTGAAAGAATTGGGTGAAAGATTTTCAGACTTCAATCAGCAACAGCTTACCGAGATGGATATGATGAAGGAAATGGAAAGCTACCGTAAAGAATATATCGGAAATGTTTCGCATGAGCTGAAAACACCACTTTTTTCTATCCAGGGTTATGTAGAAACTTTGGTTGACGGTGGAGTAGACAACCTGACGATTCGTGATAAATATTTAGAAAGAATCGGTATTTCTGTAGAAAGGTTAATAGACATTGTGAAAGATCTCGATATGATCAACAGGTTAGAAGCGGGTGAAATCAATCTTACCGTTTCAAAATTTGACGTTAATATTCTGATTAAAGAAATCTTTGACCTCCTAGATCTTGAAGCCGAAAAAAACAATACCGTTTTACAGCTTCAGACTTTACACAGCCAGATTTTTGTGGAAGCCGACAAACAGAAAATTTCTCAGGTTTTTATTAATTTAATTTCAAATGCTATTCATTACGCCAACAGACAGGAAGCGAGAGTAGTGGTAAAAACAAGCGTTCTCAAAAATAAAGTACTTATCGAAGTAATTGATAACGGGATGGGAATAAAAGCTGAACTTTTACCAAGAATTTTTGAAAGATTTTACCGAGTAGAAACCAGCCGAAGCAGAAGACAAGGTGGCTCCGGGTTAGGATTAGCCATTGTAAAACACATACTAGAGGCTCATAACGAAAATATTACGGTTGAAAGCGTTTACTTGGAAGGTACAAAATTTAGTTTTATGCTTGAAAAAAGTAAATGA
- a CDS encoding M1 family metallopeptidase: MRKAILSIAILGVLFSANVSAQTETSGREKVYRATHTKVTELKHTKLKVNFDYQKEQMNGEEWLTASPYFYPSNELTLDAKGMLIHEVALDNNGKKSPLKYDYKDDVLKINLDKTYTRNQDYTVYIKYTSRPNEVKQEGSAAINDAKGLYFINAQGKEEGKPTQIWTQGETESSSAWFPTIDKPNQKTTQEIFMTVPDKYVTLSNGILKESKKESNDLRTDHWVMDKRHSTYLFFMGVGDYAVVKDKWKNIPVDYYIEKAYEPYAKQIYGNTPEMIDFFSKKLGYDYPWAKYAQISGRDYVSGAMENTTATLHGSDILQKPGQLIDENKWEDTIAHELFHHWFGDLVTAESWSNLTVNESFANYSEYLWNEYKYGKDQADYHQMEDVNHYIHNPSDFKKDLVRFDYGSREDVFDLVTYQKGGGILHMLRNYLGDDAFFAGVTDYLKTNEYKNAEAHQLRLSFEKVSGKDLNWFFNQWYFGSGNPKLNYTYTFEPVKKQVMVTLNQSQDLPFEFPLAIDVYDNGKPKRYNVWANATAKNTFTFDSSKNPDLVNINADGVLVADVTESKTPEQNLLQFTNSKEFKSKYIALNAIKDQVGKNPAATKLLAAAIKDPFFRVRMKALELMDLSNSEQMKAMGSDVEKLASNDPKTLVQGVAIAALAKTKDKKYVPIFEKGVNAVSNSVKVNSLAAVIAVDPSKINGLVDKIELDGASEEMMTQLLPVVVKNKVTSQMANIASIAAFYPFVKFQDPELGKVAEEGYNWIMSSDNLKATESITKILGQAKGQMGDNPQVKMLITQMLKDGLNKKMELLKQNPQKASSINPQIDAINKAIENFK; the protein is encoded by the coding sequence ATGAGAAAAGCCATTTTATCTATCGCAATACTGGGAGTTTTGTTCTCCGCAAATGTATCTGCACAAACAGAAACTTCGGGAAGAGAAAAAGTTTACAGAGCAACCCATACAAAAGTTACGGAGCTTAAACACACTAAACTTAAAGTCAATTTTGATTATCAAAAAGAGCAGATGAATGGCGAAGAATGGTTAACAGCCTCCCCGTATTTTTATCCTTCTAATGAATTGACACTTGATGCAAAAGGAATGTTGATTCACGAAGTAGCTTTAGATAATAACGGTAAAAAATCTCCTTTAAAATATGATTATAAAGATGATGTTTTAAAGATAAACTTAGATAAAACGTATACAAGAAATCAGGATTATACGGTTTACATCAAATATACTTCTCGTCCGAATGAAGTGAAACAAGAAGGAAGTGCAGCAATAAATGATGCAAAAGGACTCTATTTCATTAATGCTCAAGGAAAAGAAGAAGGAAAACCAACACAAATCTGGACTCAAGGAGAAACAGAATCATCGTCAGCATGGTTTCCTACCATTGATAAACCGAATCAGAAGACTACTCAGGAAATCTTCATGACAGTTCCTGATAAATACGTTACTCTTTCTAATGGAATTCTTAAAGAATCTAAAAAAGAATCCAACGATTTAAGAACCGACCATTGGGTGATGGATAAGAGGCATTCAACTTATCTTTTCTTCATGGGAGTTGGTGATTATGCTGTTGTAAAAGACAAATGGAAAAATATTCCTGTAGATTACTACATTGAAAAGGCATACGAACCATATGCAAAACAGATTTACGGAAACACACCGGAAATGATTGACTTTTTCTCTAAAAAATTAGGCTACGATTATCCTTGGGCAAAATATGCTCAAATTTCTGGTAGAGATTACGTTTCCGGAGCGATGGAAAATACCACTGCAACACTTCACGGAAGCGATATTCTTCAAAAACCTGGACAATTAATTGATGAGAACAAATGGGAAGACACCATTGCTCACGAATTGTTCCATCATTGGTTTGGAGATTTGGTAACAGCAGAAAGCTGGAGTAATCTTACGGTTAATGAATCTTTTGCCAACTATTCAGAATATCTTTGGAACGAATACAAATACGGAAAAGACCAGGCAGATTATCATCAGATGGAAGATGTGAATCACTACATTCACAATCCTTCAGATTTCAAAAAAGATTTGGTTAGATTTGATTATGGTTCGCGAGAAGATGTATTCGATTTGGTAACCTATCAAAAAGGAGGTGGAATTCTTCATATGTTGAGAAATTATTTGGGTGATGATGCCTTTTTCGCAGGAGTTACAGATTATCTTAAAACGAACGAATATAAAAATGCTGAAGCACATCAGTTGAGATTGTCATTTGAAAAAGTTTCGGGTAAAGATTTAAACTGGTTCTTCAATCAATGGTATTTCGGAAGCGGAAATCCAAAATTAAATTATACTTACACTTTCGAGCCGGTAAAAAAACAGGTTATGGTTACTTTGAATCAATCTCAGGATTTACCTTTTGAATTTCCTTTGGCCATAGATGTTTATGATAATGGTAAACCAAAAAGATACAATGTTTGGGCGAATGCGACTGCAAAAAACACATTTACATTCGATTCGTCTAAAAATCCGGATCTTGTTAATATCAATGCAGACGGAGTTTTGGTAGCCGATGTTACCGAATCTAAAACTCCGGAGCAGAATTTATTGCAGTTTACCAATTCTAAAGAGTTTAAAAGCAAATACATCGCTTTAAATGCAATAAAAGATCAAGTTGGTAAAAATCCTGCAGCAACAAAATTATTAGCTGCCGCAATAAAAGATCCTTTCTTCAGAGTAAGAATGAAAGCTTTAGAGTTGATGGATTTAAGTAATTCTGAACAAATGAAAGCGATGGGAAGTGATGTCGAAAAATTAGCTTCAAATGATCCTAAAACTTTGGTTCAGGGTGTAGCAATTGCGGCTTTAGCTAAAACTAAAGACAAAAAATATGTTCCGATTTTTGAAAAAGGAGTAAATGCGGTTTCCAATTCTGTAAAAGTAAATTCTTTGGCGGCAGTTATAGCTGTAGATCCTTCAAAAATAAATGGTTTAGTTGATAAAATTGAATTGGATGGTGCTTCAGAAGAGATGATGACTCAGTTATTACCTGTTGTGGTTAAAAATAAAGTGACTTCTCAGATGGCAAATATTGCTTCGATCGCAGCATTTTATCCTTTTGTGAAATTCCAGGATCCTGAATTAGGAAAAGTGGCTGAAGAAGGCTACAACTGGATCATGTCTTCAGATAATTTAAAAGCTACAGAAAGTATTACAAAAATTTTAGGTCAGGCTAAAGGACAAATGGGAGATAACCCGCAAGTAAAAATGTTGATTACCCAAATGTTGAAAGACGGTTTGAATAAGAAAATGGAACTTCTTAAGCAGAATCCTCAAAAAGCATCAAGCATCAATCCGCAAATTGACGCAATCAATAAAGCGATTGAAAATTTTAAATAG
- a CDS encoding TonB-dependent receptor domain-containing protein, which produces MNFRKLSIAALFLTTTGTLMYAQEKNDTVKNEKKIEGVIIRGSTKKGTEANLINMQKKSVEVIERVGSVQLAKQGVGDAATAVTKATGTQKQEGSGQIFVRGLGDRYNSTTLNGLTIPSDDPEFKNIDLEIFKTSMIEYISLDKVYNPKFSGDFGGANVNIVSKEHTGKPYFKIGLGSSVNMQTYDKKDFKLQDGGPGFFGFKETKFIKKNPYQTYPFTTKWNFKNAENPFNTDINIEGGATLGKLSIFAYGGFENSYEFSQGQEGFFFASGVPSSNFTDVQRSIYKTNTTGLISLAYKINSNHKINFTSNYIHSSMQSAKIYKGYSYDVDREVIINRGDNKITNTWVNQLFGTHKLGSAWNADWALGYNMLNSKRPDRLQNTIDAENFNLLAGSAINNHRYFDELKDNTVLGHFNVSRSFDKFKVTVGYDGSYKDRRFDNTTIGMNFSLINPVDPNNIDGFINAGNNSLFSYQTFKSGDNIFKPFYYTIKQNLQSGLANVDITLSDKFIVQVGGRYDFIDMQTKWTDPLTGETQRSKNKTYNKFLPAFNAKYSFNDKQNLRLAFSKTYTLPQAKEIIPIAYYDVTTNVYGNEFLNPSDNYNVDLKWEMFPKSGELLSVTAFGKYIQNAIARTTYSTSAPSDMTYFNISNWGYILGAELEYRKDIYSWSNSKIYTFMNGTVMHSEQELKTPTELAKENGGKTAEFSGQTKDDMQGVADFIANVNLGYNYKWNNVNSLDFVVSYSHVGKNMFAIGTNNGGNFYELGREILDANLNFTLDNITIGVNAKNLINPHYKIEQENKAGTFIHRDYTRGRELGLSLSYKF; this is translated from the coding sequence ATGAATTTTAGAAAACTGAGTATCGCTGCATTATTCCTTACCACGACTGGTACTTTAATGTACGCTCAAGAAAAAAACGACACCGTAAAAAACGAAAAGAAAATTGAAGGTGTTATTATTAGAGGTTCTACAAAAAAAGGTACTGAAGCCAACTTAATTAACATGCAGAAAAAATCTGTCGAAGTTATTGAGAGAGTTGGATCTGTACAGCTGGCAAAACAAGGAGTTGGCGATGCTGCAACCGCAGTAACAAAAGCTACAGGAACACAAAAACAAGAAGGTAGCGGACAAATTTTCGTTAGAGGGTTAGGTGACAGATATAACAGTACGACACTTAATGGATTAACGATTCCTTCTGACGATCCTGAATTTAAAAACATTGATCTGGAGATTTTCAAAACTTCAATGATTGAATATATATCTCTAGATAAGGTCTATAATCCTAAATTTTCTGGTGATTTTGGTGGAGCAAATGTGAACATTGTTTCTAAAGAGCATACCGGAAAACCTTATTTTAAAATTGGTTTGGGAAGCAGCGTCAACATGCAGACGTATGATAAAAAAGATTTCAAACTTCAGGATGGAGGACCTGGATTTTTCGGATTTAAAGAGACTAAATTTATCAAGAAAAATCCTTATCAAACTTATCCTTTTACGACTAAGTGGAATTTTAAAAATGCCGAAAATCCTTTTAACACAGACATAAATATTGAAGGAGGTGCAACTTTAGGAAAACTATCAATCTTCGCTTACGGAGGATTTGAGAATTCTTATGAATTCAGCCAGGGACAGGAAGGTTTCTTTTTTGCCAGTGGAGTTCCTAGTTCTAACTTTACAGACGTACAACGTTCTATTTATAAAACAAATACAACGGGATTAATAAGTTTAGCTTATAAAATAAACAGCAATCATAAGATTAATTTCACATCAAACTACATTCATTCATCAATGCAGTCTGCGAAGATATACAAAGGATATTCTTATGATGTAGATAGAGAGGTAATCATCAACAGAGGTGACAACAAAATTACAAATACTTGGGTTAACCAATTGTTTGGAACTCATAAATTGGGAAGCGCTTGGAATGCAGATTGGGCATTGGGCTACAATATGTTGAACAGTAAGAGACCAGACCGTTTACAGAACACGATTGATGCTGAAAACTTCAATCTACTTGCAGGAAGTGCAATCAACAACCACAGATATTTTGATGAGCTTAAAGACAATACTGTTTTAGGACATTTCAATGTAAGCAGAAGTTTTGACAAATTTAAAGTTACAGTGGGTTATGATGGATCTTACAAAGACAGAAGATTTGATAATACAACGATTGGGATGAACTTCAGTTTAATTAATCCTGTTGACCCTAATAATATCGACGGTTTTATTAATGCTGGAAACAACAGTTTATTTTCTTATCAAACCTTCAAGAGTGGAGATAATATTTTTAAACCTTTTTACTACACAATTAAACAAAATCTTCAGTCAGGTCTTGCTAACGTAGATATTACACTTTCTGATAAATTCATTGTACAGGTTGGAGGTCGTTATGACTTCATCGATATGCAAACCAAGTGGACAGATCCATTAACTGGAGAAACACAAAGAAGCAAAAATAAAACATACAACAAGTTTTTACCTGCATTTAATGCAAAATATAGCTTCAACGACAAACAAAATTTAAGACTTGCATTCTCAAAAACATATACGTTACCACAGGCAAAAGAAATTATTCCAATTGCTTACTATGATGTTACTACCAATGTTTATGGTAACGAATTCTTAAATCCTTCAGATAACTACAATGTAGATTTAAAGTGGGAAATGTTTCCAAAATCAGGAGAATTATTATCTGTAACAGCATTCGGAAAATACATCCAAAATGCTATTGCTAGAACTACTTATTCTACTTCTGCACCAAGTGACATGACTTATTTTAACATTTCAAATTGGGGTTATATTTTGGGAGCTGAGCTAGAATACAGAAAAGATATTTACTCTTGGAGCAACTCAAAAATCTACACATTCATGAATGGTACTGTAATGCATTCTGAGCAAGAATTGAAAACCCCAACAGAATTAGCTAAAGAAAATGGTGGTAAAACTGCTGAATTCAGTGGACAAACCAAAGATGATATGCAAGGGGTAGCAGATTTTATTGCGAACGTAAACTTAGGATACAATTATAAGTGGAACAATGTAAACAGTTTAGACTTTGTAGTTTCTTACTCTCATGTTGGAAAAAATATGTTTGCAATAGGTACTAACAATGGAGGAAATTTCTACGAATTGGGTAGAGAAATTCTTGATGCTAATCTAAATTTCACATTAGACAATATAACAATCGGTGTTAACGCCAAAAATCTGATCAACCCTCATTACAAAATTGAGCAGGAAAATAAAGCAGGAACATTTATCCATAGAGACTACACGAGAGGACGTGAGTTGGGACTAAGCTTATCTTATAAATTTTAA
- a CDS encoding alpha-amylase family glycosyl hydrolase — MNLPQEWKHTTNIYEVNVRQYTKEGTFRAFEKEMPRLKNMGVKTLWFMPITPIAQKNKKGSLGSPYAASDYTSINPEFGTMDDFKHLVNEAHRLGFKVIIDWVANHTGWDHVWTETNPEFYKKENGDFKMASGMDDIIELDHQNLEMRKAMIDAMKFWIEETDIDGFRCDLASWVTVDFWKEARPEVEKIKPLFWIGEFDELESPEYGKVFDASYSWKWMHKSAEFYKDNQPIHELVDLLRKYSQIGDSSMRAWFTSNHDENSWNGTEYEKYGDITKPMAVFSATWNGIPLLYSGQELPNLKRLEFFEKDPIEWTNHCQMTDFYAKLLNLKSSNPALRAGDSNVVTYLLNTSANDKVFAYIRKNKWNEVLVVLNFSKENVEFTIEDENVAGVFKNIFDGMKRDFNTEKNFNFKVSDYAVFEK, encoded by the coding sequence ATGAATTTACCTCAAGAATGGAAGCATACCACCAATATATATGAAGTTAACGTAAGACAATATACTAAAGAAGGCACTTTCAGAGCATTCGAAAAAGAAATGCCACGTCTGAAAAATATGGGTGTTAAAACGCTGTGGTTCATGCCGATTACTCCGATTGCTCAAAAAAATAAAAAAGGAAGTCTTGGAAGTCCTTATGCCGCTTCAGATTATACGTCAATCAATCCTGAATTTGGAACGATGGACGATTTCAAGCATTTAGTAAATGAAGCGCACCGTTTAGGTTTCAAAGTAATCATCGATTGGGTTGCCAATCACACAGGTTGGGATCATGTCTGGACGGAAACAAATCCTGAATTTTATAAGAAAGAAAATGGTGATTTCAAAATGGCTTCAGGAATGGATGATATTATCGAGCTCGATCATCAAAATCTGGAAATGAGGAAAGCCATGATTGATGCAATGAAATTCTGGATTGAAGAAACCGATATTGATGGTTTCAGATGCGATCTGGCTTCTTGGGTAACGGTAGATTTTTGGAAAGAAGCAAGACCTGAAGTAGAAAAGATAAAACCTCTTTTTTGGATTGGTGAGTTTGATGAATTGGAAAGCCCAGAATACGGAAAAGTTTTTGATGCAAGCTATTCTTGGAAATGGATGCACAAATCTGCCGAATTTTATAAAGACAATCAACCGATTCACGAACTTGTAGATTTGCTTAGAAAATATTCTCAAATCGGAGATTCTTCAATGAGAGCTTGGTTTACAAGCAACCATGATGAAAATTCTTGGAACGGAACAGAATATGAAAAGTACGGCGATATTACCAAACCAATGGCAGTATTTTCAGCAACCTGGAACGGAATACCGTTATTGTATTCAGGGCAGGAACTTCCTAATTTGAAAAGACTAGAATTTTTCGAAAAAGACCCAATTGAGTGGACAAATCATTGCCAAATGACTGATTTTTATGCCAAACTTTTAAATTTAAAATCTTCAAACCCTGCTTTAAGAGCCGGTGATTCAAATGTGGTAACTTATCTTTTAAATACGTCTGCTAATGATAAAGTTTTCGCTTACATAAGAAAAAATAAATGGAATGAAGTTTTAGTAGTGCTCAATTTTTCAAAAGAAAATGTAGAATTTACGATTGAAGATGAAAATGTAGCCGGAGTTTTTAAAAATATTTTTGATGGCATGAAAAGAGATTTCAATACCGAGAAAAACTTTAATTTTAAAGTTTCAGATTACGCAGTTTTTGAAAAATAA
- a CDS encoding SDR family NAD(P)-dependent oxidoreductase, whose protein sequence is MKILDNKVALVTGAGSGIGLAIAKLYAKEGAKVIVSDINEEHGKSAVEEIKSAGGEATFVKADTSNPEQVEALVKATVETYGKLDIACNNAGIGGETNPTGDYSLDGWKKVIDINLDGVFYGCKYELTQMEKNGGGVIVNIASIHGTVAAPLSSAYTSTKHAVVGLTKNIGAEYGQKNIRCNAVGPGYIDTPLLNQLDDEHRKALIAKHPMGRLGKSEEVAELVLFLSSDKSSFITGGYYLVDGGYTAV, encoded by the coding sequence ATGAAAATCTTAGATAATAAAGTAGCATTGGTTACTGGTGCTGGTTCAGGAATTGGGCTTGCTATCGCAAAATTATACGCTAAAGAAGGAGCAAAAGTTATTGTTTCAGATATCAATGAAGAGCACGGGAAATCTGCAGTTGAAGAAATAAAATCTGCAGGCGGAGAAGCAACTTTTGTAAAAGCCGACACTTCAAATCCCGAACAGGTTGAAGCTTTGGTAAAAGCTACCGTTGAAACTTATGGGAAATTAGATATTGCTTGTAACAATGCCGGAATTGGCGGTGAAACAAACCCAACAGGAGATTACAGCCTTGACGGATGGAAAAAAGTAATTGATATTAATCTCGATGGTGTTTTCTACGGTTGTAAATACGAATTGACGCAAATGGAGAAAAATGGAGGTGGCGTAATCGTAAACATCGCATCAATCCACGGAACGGTTGCAGCACCCTTGTCTTCAGCTTATACTTCTACAAAACACGCTGTTGTTGGTTTAACAAAAAATATCGGAGCAGAATATGGTCAGAAAAACATCCGTTGTAATGCTGTAGGACCGGGTTATATCGATACTCCTCTTTTGAATCAGCTAGATGACGAACATAGAAAGGCTTTGATTGCAAAACATCCAATGGGAAGATTAGGAAAGTCTGAAGAAGTTGCCGAATTGGTACTTTTTCTAAGTTCTGACAAATCATCTTTTATAACGGGAGGGTATTATTTGGTTGATGGAGGTTATACAGCAGTCTAA
- a CDS encoding thymidylate synthase: MQNYLDLLQHILDNGTDKTDRTGTGTRSVFGYQLRYDLSKGFPLVTTKKVHLKSIIYELLWFIKGDTNIKYLTDNGVSIWNEWADENGDLGPVYGAQWRSWNGADGKVVDQFSEVIEQIKKNPDSRRLIVSAWNAAEIPNMALAPCHALFQFYVADGKLSLQLYQRSADVFLGVPFNIASYALLLMMVAQVCDLEVGDYVHTFGDVHIYNNHFEQVNKQLSRETRPLPTMKLNPEIKDIFDFNFEDFTLEDYNPHPGIKAPVAI; encoded by the coding sequence ATGCAAAACTACCTCGATTTACTTCAGCATATTTTAGATAACGGAACCGATAAAACCGACAGAACAGGAACAGGAACACGAAGTGTTTTTGGATACCAGTTGCGTTACGATTTATCAAAGGGATTTCCTTTAGTTACGACTAAAAAGGTTCATTTAAAATCTATTATCTATGAATTGCTTTGGTTCATAAAGGGCGATACCAATATTAAATACCTTACCGACAACGGAGTTTCTATTTGGAACGAATGGGCCGATGAAAACGGAGATTTAGGTCCTGTTTATGGCGCACAATGGAGAAGTTGGAACGGTGCCGACGGAAAGGTGGTTGACCAGTTTTCTGAAGTAATCGAACAGATTAAAAAAAATCCTGATTCTAGAAGATTAATTGTTTCTGCATGGAACGCTGCTGAAATTCCGAATATGGCTTTGGCACCTTGCCATGCTTTATTTCAGTTTTATGTAGCGGATGGAAAATTATCGCTTCAATTGTATCAGAGAAGTGCCGATGTTTTCTTAGGAGTTCCTTTCAATATTGCGAGCTATGCACTTTTATTGATGATGGTTGCTCAGGTTTGTGATTTAGAAGTTGGTGATTATGTGCATACTTTTGGGGATGTACATATTTATAACAATCATTTTGAGCAGGTTAATAAACAGCTTTCCAGAGAAACAAGACCTTTGCCAACGATGAAACTCAACCCTGAAATTAAAGATATTTTCGATTTTAATTTTGAAGATTTCACTTTAGAAGATTACAATCCGCATCCGGGAATTAAAGCTCCGGTTGCAATATAA